The proteins below are encoded in one region of Sminthopsis crassicaudata isolate SCR6 chromosome 1, ASM4859323v1, whole genome shotgun sequence:
- the ASF1B gene encoding histone chaperone ASF1B codes for MAKVSVLNVSVLENPSPFHSPFQFEISFECSEALADDLEWKIIYVGSAESEEFDQILDSVLVGPVPAGRHMFVFQADAPNASLIPESDAVGVTVVLITCTYHGQEFIRVGYYVNNEYTNPELRENPPLKPDFSQLQRNILASNPRVTRFHINWDSTTDKLEDIENQDPVLSMGLPLSCPPTKGLDLPDRVPGIIPENSMDCI; via the exons ATGGCCAAAGTTTCAGTTCTGAACGTATCGGTGCTGGAGAACCCGAGCCCTTTCCACAGCCCCTTTCAGTTCGAGATCAGCTTCGAGTGCAGCGAGGCCTTGGCGGACG accTAGAATGGAAAATCATTTATGTGGGTTCAGCAGAGAGTGAGGAGTTTGACCAGATACTAGACTCAGTACTGGTAGGGCCAGTCCCAGCAGGGCGACACATGTTTGTCTTTCAG GCAGATGCCCCTAATGCCTCCCTAATCCCAGAAAGTGATGCAGTGGGTGTAACTGTGGTTCTTATAACCTGTACTTACCATGGACAAGAGTTCATCCGAGTTGGCTACTATGTCAATAATGAATATACAAACCCTGAACTTCGGGAGAACCCACCTCTGAAACCAGACTTCTCTCAG CTTCAACGAAACATCTTGGCTTCTAATCCCCGAGTAACTCGATTCCATATCAACTGGGACAGTACCACAGACAAATTGGAGGACATTGAAAACCAAGACCCTGTCTTAAGTATGGGACTGCCACTGAGTTGTCCCCCAACCAAAGGTCTAGATCTTCCAGACCGTGTCCCCGGTATCATTCCTGAAAACTCCATGGACTGCATCTAA